The genomic stretch ctcaaaccgTTCATTTCCAATTgtttcatatttattatatttagcctgcaactgtgtcccactgttgGGAAAAGGCTCCCCTTTTGACCTCTTCATCTCCCTATCTATGAGCTGGGCCTTTCTCTTAAAAGTTGTACCTCTAACTTTTTTctgggattttgaaatttttatgtgaCATCTACGTATGTACTCAGAATCACGTgtactatcgattttaataaatgaaaaagtcccaaatttgcatatattttttgtacttccGTTCCGTTACTCAGGTCACTCATAGTGTATATGGGAAAGGTAACGGAATGGAATACAAAATTTTGGGACACtttttcacctattaaaatcgacagtgctcgtgattctgagtagatgtaacataaaaatttcaaaatcccagGAAAAAGTTAGGGGTACAACTTTTAAGAGAAAGGCCCAGCTATATTTAGCCTCTCGCTCAGTTACGCGTTCAGGTCATCATATATATGGAGTCCATATGAATAATGACCTGGACACGGAACATCGTCCATAtacgaacgatttttttaactctttttatttaggtacaatcGAGCAAACTTAATCATACAATCAAACCTTAGTGcaactaatgtcatgttgacatcccataattttgccaaagaaatcagagtaaatatgattatttaaacattccaccctggtacagtcagcatcaaaagtaggtagcggatcactttttgactctgtcgcattgacataTTGACTatatcttgcatggcgtttagtgcatggctgtaaaacgacaaattatgagtgtatagctacttttgatcctgactgtacatgaatcagttCGTTTGACTATACTTccggattgttataaaactagccTAAAGGTAAAGGGTTCTACGGTATGGCCcggaaatatataatttttgtaaaaaaaactattagagttccgtaggccaaaattgaaaaaaccgAACCCTTATAGTGTCGTCATATACATCCGACCGTCGGTAGGTATGTCACAGATTTTTTACACAAACTATAAAAATACGTACTCAATAAATAAGAtgaaaggtaggtacttattgttgAAATTATGAACACCTAGAACACTTTCAAACCGATATTGGTAAAGTAAAGAATAAACATTCCGTAATGTAGAGAGATGATTCCGTTACACTTGTATAGTATAATAGTAGATACCAACATTACCATCTATGAGTGGTagctataaaataaatgagcTATGACTTTCATTCGTTGGCAAGCATGCAATTTATACAAAATCACGGCTGCGTCACTATTAAAGCTTTATTTAAACGGCGCGATAGATATCACGCGAGTTCAATTTCATTGCTGCACAGAATATAACAGTGTACATTGCAGGGCCGCGAAACAACAAATCTTTAAGTGATCGGTCATTGGCAGCAATGTACTGCAAATTCACGAAATTTGTAGCACTAGAGAGGCTTTTTAAACACGTTATTAGGAGTAATACAGAGGTACAGGATAGAGACGCGAGGAACTATCTGAAACATAAACAACCAGTCATCACAGGAAACAAGAAGAAAACAGATCTACAAAAAACCGACCGGTCCCGCGGACTGTAGGTAGAGTTCCGTATTAACGGCAAACTTAcggcaaatataaaatatgaccATTACGTGGAAAGCGTATAATATTGCtgttataatttacaaataaaggGTTCCGTGCCTTGACATTAGCCGTTTTCAAGCAAAAAAACGTCTGGAACTGAGATGAGAGCTGAATTGCCTCGGAGTTAGATCAATGATCAATGGTTTAaagatgaaatattttattaaattaaagaatatttaaaataataattctcatTATCCCACGTTTACATTGatctaaaaattataataacctaacaaacaaaaagttggaaaactacCGACATCGtcacttcaaataaaaaatacgcattcaaatcagttcacccgtttaagagctacggtgccacagacagacacacatagcggtcaaacttataacacccctctttttgcgtcgggggttaaaaactacttATTACCATGTCTATGTAAAGCAAAACCAATCTTTCATTTCTATCAAATAGTTACTAACACACAAAAGGACGTCAAACGATGGCAATATGCAAAAGATGGTAACACTGGGTATTTCTATTTGATTACGTTTCTTTGAGAGTAAATTGAATCGAGAGTGTACGACACAAGGGGCTTGATGTGTTACAGATTGATTTTTCTTATTAGATaggttaagagcgtttatacctgctgagctggcaacgttgcatttttgttagtttttctcgattattccacaaaaattaatgaaaattaaaaatgtggtctgttagaactcttcttaatatataagttaatgtgacTTTTATACACTCCTACACCCACACACACTCACTTACATACACATATTCGCGCGCGCGTGCGCGCTCGCATACACATTCGCACATAaacttgtttacttttttgCATGCACCTTCAGGATTGTTTATAGTTagttaataacttaatttgtgGTAAACATACATAATTGTTAGCGTATTTATGTTGTTACTGTTTTTCTAATAAGTTACTCGCACCCGCAGAcgtccaagatacaggctcagcctagtttggagtctgatggatatttcttttgtattggctatgtttatttaaataaagtattttgtattttttttttgtattttttgtatttttatattctttaaaaacgaacataTGTTTATCTCCATATtatagcgatattttgcctctgTGAAAACACTCATTCCTTCATAGCTCGTCTCCTAAACATGCTAGAAGTAtacattacaaacatttttaagcAACGTATCACGGTTGTGTTCTGAGTTAcgagacagaataacaacatTTAGAAGTTGATTGTCCAAACTGAGTTGGTTAGAGTTAGTCCTGGTTTTCTAGGTCTTACTACCTACGAACTAATTTTATGATCTAAAACATTGTGACCTACAAACCAAGTTTGTTTTTCGTATAATGCCATCCCATTCACGCTTATATATCAtgcctataaataaataaatatcatgggacacttgacactaattgacctagtcccaaactaggcaattaaacttgtactatggatactaggcaatggataaacatacttatatagataaatgaatattaaataTCCTAGAcgcgaaaacaaacattcgtattattcatacaaataactgccccggccgggaatcgaacccgggacctcaagcttgcATTATGAGAAGGACGGCACGATAcagacttacccccttattcataaacgatcTTAACCTATATAAAATGCGCAAAATTCGTTTGCTTATCTGTCTACTTTGTATTGTTAAAAGggacaaacatttgtattaacataggcttgttaagttttatgaaaagGTTAGCATTTAGGAGTCCGAGATTACGTCCCCAGAAACGCTTGTATTAGGTATGCGTATTATCTTCACATGTAAACAATTTAAATGGAAAAGATACtcgtataaaaaaatgcaaactatTGTACTTTAACTCAGCTTCACATTTTAATtctttttcattattaataaaGATATAAGTAAAATTCCTGTTTTTTGTTCATTGTGTACCCAAATTACAAAATAGAACGTCCAATCAACAATGGTTCGCCAGTATTTTGGACGCTCCTACTGCCCTTGAGGAGACCTCGAAACCTGAAGATTAGTGATCGCGTGCCGGTATGTGGTTAGTGGTTATTATATTCTTTTTGCGATAATTTGGCCTACTGGCCAGTAACATTATTAACACGAAGAAGGTTGTTGCTGAGGATTGTATaagtacagatgtagtgaataatgggcattttcagaaaaaagtgtaccctctacttttttttaacctaaCAAATTTTGGATTATTTCTACTCAAAATCACTAGCACTAtcgatttaagcaataaaaaaatgtcccacTTTTAattgacagttttgtgacgcagTTAACCATCcatatatactaatattataaatgcgaaagtgtgtttgtatgtttgtccgtctttcacgccgtaacggagcaacggatcgacgtgatttttggcatagagacagtttatggtcccgagagtgacatagactactttttatcccggaaaaatgcacagttcccgagggaacagcgcgcgataaccgaataccacgcggcaggagccgcgggcaaaagctagtacatacgagtatatattgtatggaccgtcacaaaactgactaataaattttgtatggaaaattaaggATAATTCAGGCAAAACGGGTACattttttctgaaatatttaagttaatacCTTTCTACCGTGAAAAATCGGAAAACACAACTAtttccgaatgctgccgacgtgtctatgaatttttgtaataaatgtataATACTGAGCAAAAAATCACCCTAGAAAAagcaatatatttaaattaaatactatttacCAAATACAAAATCATATCctaaacatacatacttaatataaaataaaaactaaataatacttaagtGACAAGTTTTTATTAATAGGGTACTTTATTCATTAGTGAAAAATGTCAAACAACGATTTTGAAGTATCACACCCTCGTGATCAAATTATGTAAAGAACATTTAACAAAACATCACACAAAAATCGAAAAGAAAAACTTACGAGGTAACcactaaatatataataaataaataaatatcttgggacaattcagtccaattgacctagtcccaaagtaagcttagcaaagcttgtctTATGGGTacaaagcaacggataaatataattatatacttaaatacatattaaacaaccaagactcgagaacaaacattcgtatttttcatacaaatatctgccccgacacgggaatcgaacccgggacctcaagctttgtagtcaggttctgtaaccactaggccatctggtcatccaaactaaactaaatacaTAGATTATTAATCTCTCTATGGGACCTTCCACCTTCCCCTACGCTGTCTTAAGGGGCACAGAGGCTGACTGAAGAAGCATGACGCATACGGACGTTTCCGAGAAAATACAATGGGAACGGATTAttcactaggtacctacttctaaAAGGAATTTGACCATAGGTTAAAAACAAAGTTCCGAAGTAAAAGTGTATATTTTCAACTTTTCCACCcacaattgttttgttttgttgttgatCAAATCGAGCTTGGCACCTGGACAATTTTGAGCGTAACgagtattaaaaagtataattttgttatagacaaatattttgatttgattccGGAAATTACGCTACGCGGAATAAGAGCGGATGGATGATATCAGTTCGTCTGTTTTTAGGTCACTTTGCTGgtatttttaatattcttaatggAATGAGATGAACGTAAGATATTTACATTAGATGTGGGAGATATTTTTATGTGGGGTTCACCGACTTATTTATGCAAGATGGGAATATAAAGATGATCTTTCGTTGTTAGTGTTATTGTGAATCTAGAGGTCTGAAGTTGCATCAAGCTATTTTATGGTGTAGATTAGTTTTGGTGAAATTGCATACGTCAGAAAACTGATTTACTTAGATACATTTTTAGAGCATTTAAAAAAGGTCTTCTAAGTTATTTGCTCCCTTAGTGCATAAAATAAGGTAATTTATTCTCAGCCCTCTACCCCTCTGCCCCTTTAGTTTTCAGCGATGCGTGAAATTGGTCTAATAAATAGTGAAAAAGCCTTTTCATATTATCGGACCCGATACCACTACataggctactacgaaattcgaaaatcgaagttcgtgtcgttcggtacctctgacacttatactatttatatttatcgttacttattgtttaaaatacaatacaattactttttatttagtcTATTTAAGTTTATATTAGTGTTTAGCCCCCGAAAAAGGGGTGTGATAAATTTTACGCGTGCGTATTTATGATTACTCTCAAATGGAATGAACTTATAGTTCTGCcatgttcgtccgtccgtccatccacgGCTTTAACCTTGACGATAAAGTgataaagtacctaattaaatgTATACTTTATTCTCTCAAAAATACCCTCGAATAACACAACActgaagagttttttttttaattttcagggACAGAATGGTGCTGCCAAAGCTAAAAAAATGTTGCTGGTACATGTCACTCCGGAATGGATGCCTATTACTGGCAACTTTATCGtcagtaagtattaaaaaaaaaaaaacttgtggaTATGGAGTAGAGGGAGCAATCTCTGTGTATACGAGTACAAAAGTCTCTGTCGAAAGGTGCTAAATAGGcgctaaaataaaagaaagatttTATCGATAAACACATTAAAATCAcacgataataatataatgctgTCGACAGTCGACCTTTTGTCGTGTTAGTTATTTTAggataaaatatttactaaatgaTTTCAAACACTCATGCTAGGTACACTATAGCGCCACTCTGGAGGGATTTGGAACTGTTATATACTGCCTAATGCCGAACACTTTTTAActttccccccccccccataaGAGACTGTTCTTCTTTCCCAtaacactcgattttaatgaatgaaagtatctCTTTTAGATGTATTGTAACaaaatcaaacttatgcatttacaatattagtagaattaaattaaaattgtaatcgtaagtaaagtttttggtaaaaatttaatatttaatacaagctttttttgctgactatactttttgttgactccttttattgtcacccaaactacatttgcgtgccaaatttcaagtcaatgccattaaccgttgaagagttccgtcctccggagacgatcctggccggactaccaggatgtcactaccaggcaatttacataagtaaagcttgtaaaaaacaagGCCTCGTATGGTAATAACCAACAATGTTTAATTTACAGCTATTCTGCGTGGCGGACATAGTCGCGGGCGCATGGAACCTGCCCCACTACGAGATGCCGGAAGATAACTTCATCGGTATGAGCATGGTCATGTTCTCCACATTGTCGCTGATTAGCAACGTCGTTATTCTTCTGGGGATATTAATGGTGAGTATacatatgagagagagagagagagagagagagagagagagagagagagagagagagagagagagagagagacatttatgtACACATATTCGGTaaacattactttttttaatctatttcaATTTGAAAACTGTTACAATACCTGTAGATAGTTATAAttttactaagtaggtactacttttaaattaaaactatgttcttacataaaactatcctaCAGTTAAAacacttacatacctatattaaaaCAACAATCATAATGAATAAACCTAAAACTTTCGTTGTCATTATCATCTCAACCTACATagtacgtcccacagctgggcacaggccttgttccaaaatgagagagcttgggccgtagtttccacgtggGCCTATTGCGCATCAAGAACTTCACATAACCATTCATTTGCTTCATaagtttgtgcagatttcccacgatattttccttcaccgtaaagctcgtggtaaatttctaatgtaatttcgcacatgaatttagaaaatatataaggtgcgaGTAcgactaggtacagtcaagggcaaagatatcgacacggccaaagttgcaaatatatgtatacacggccttaatgttaagtgcataaagtcgtgtatacatatttttgtaactttggccgtgtcgatatcttcaCGGCAGCCTTCACTTGTTAACAGATCGCGAAACTAATCCAAAttattaaactttaataaattcCCTAAACCCAAGAGAGCCCGGAATTTTTGCAGCATTTttatctgtcatagtgacttctcccTTATCGGCTCTACCTAAAGAAATAATAtcgataggtattttataaagaCGCTCAGTGATGGaactttgaatatgaaattgaattattacgAGTAAATTGAAAATCgttaactattcattgtttAGAATCACTTTCACAATTTCGACTGCTTAAAAGTTAGTTAGACAGAGGTGGGCTCACACAGTTACTTGGTGGGCACCGGAGGACGGCCATCGACGGCGAGGCAGACCGAAAAGGAGATGGTGGGACGATTTAGACGCGTATGCAAGagattggcctgacattgcgctgaaccgggaggtgtggagatcaagaggagaggcctttgccgaGCAGTGGACACtattgtagtaaaaaaaaaagttgattgaaagagatcgctctttaacgataaaaccgtctattgtttacctctacttttaatatttttaacgacttaaaaaaaaggaggaggctatcaattaggttgtatttttttatgtttgttacctcagaactccgtcatttatgaaccgatctGAATTtcttttttcgttcgtctaggaatgctttcaattaggtcccataagcactaaatcaggatctgatgattggatcctaagaacatcgagggaactcttcaaatattgtaggatcGCCTATGGTATTTTCGataggagtaactcgtgcatttgctcttgaaaatcatcttttggtgaactggaactgatgatgaacaCCAAATTTGACCATTGGAGcaactactcaataacaagtacttcacgggttaaacttcaattactttaacgcagttgctaagcaatgtAAGCTcctcgtaattcatatggtgaaatggaacgggtgatgaagcaccaggactcctcaataatgaacgtctctgcatcggaaaaagcaatttttcgtaaaaggtgacgagcagttgacattaaactattgtatcttagatattttacactaaaaagcgtgaaaaaaaaatataacaaaaaattgaaccgagtcggtgcctcagcacgagccagcaggagtgattgaagcccataTACTTAcacgtatagttgtaggtgaggtagacgattataggtccactcctgctggctcgtgctgaggcaccgacttcagactcgtagaaaattattttcatggttttttgtagtcggttctattttttgttatattttttttatattttgtgtacCGATAGGTATATCGAaattgaatatcggaagtcgataagcgAGAAGTCTCTTTGACAGATTAAAAATTCCGTAAAAATTCCGGGCTCGCTTATTACGTATATTACGTTATTTGGCTTTTTGCGACGCGCAGTTCTCACAGCTAAAATaacaagtaagtacctacaggtAGTAagcataataaattttaagtacAAATCTGACCTCAGAAGCACTCGTCTCGCAAAATCCTGTTTGACAACGTAAACCACTACCACCTAACTGCAAATACTTCGAAAATTACGACGCAATTGATAGATCGTACGTCGAAAAATGTAGTAATTTTTTGTGCTAAATCGTataatttgaaataaacatCCATATCCATCCAATCATCCTTACTTTCATCCGGATAaggatataattataaatgcagaAGTAACTCCGTCTGGTCTGTATTACCTGCTCACGTTTAAAcctttagatgaaatttggtatggagatagttaaaACCCCTGGGCAGAACAGCGATAACAAATGCTTTGCAAATAAAGTTGTGGGCAACATCTAAttctttatttcttgtaaaaataaaaacaaaatcaccatggaaccatttcacagtaaacgtcatacaTAGTGAcgtcgcattaattaacaatgataATTTAATAACGACATCACTTGTCCgcgtgagcggttagttccaatggtgtgctgaaagtttctcgatgagggctacagtgactaaataagaaaacaaacaagctgaggtatgtggtgcataggagaaattcgtgtctgtatcattgtccagtggtggtgtagtgatatagcacgtggcacggaatgccgaggacctgggttcgattcccagcgctggtcttatttttctagtttttctatgcatctatatttcagtttgtattttcgatatgggttttacgggatgaccgtaaaagtaacaaaaaatttggaattgaaataaaaaatacaaaaagattccaaaaaaaaacaattttaatgaaaattgtattgacttttcctttgaaaaggttccatggtggcttatgaattaaagtccttgaccgtacctaataATTCAAACTCGAATACCAACCCTAACTAAAAATGTAGCCTAAAATATACGTTGCAAATTCAAACAAATCACCGCTGCTTCGGCAGTACAATGGACAGACAGCCATTAAGCTCGTTCAAAATTAACAAATGGAGCTCATTACACACTTGCGAgactttaaaataacaatttaacaaATTACGGTAGCGTTTACTTGTACTATTTGACTCTATTCTCAATTATTTAAAGGTAAGTATAACCCACTATGTATAATACGAAACACATTGGAATTTCGGTCTTTTACACAGGTTCATGCGAGTGAACAATATGTTGAACGATTGTGACTGATACAATACTGGCCAGACAATGTGAATTGTTCGTACAAGTTGGAGCTTTAGCTTTAATAAATCTTAAAAAGATAACGGTTTTTGTATGATTTTCACTCGCGAAGGAAGACAATTACGTAGAGTTTAGCAGACAGCATATTATGAACTGTTTCCCTGGACGCAGGGCTAAGTATTATCTTATATCTTCAAACGAGCATTTAGTTAGCGTCAAAATATTTAGCGTCACGACCACAGATAAAGGATGTCTCATTATCGTCTaaacccttaaaaaatatgtctatactatactataagaTGTTACATCCGTGTCCTAATTCTCAATACAATCAAGATTCATCTCGAGATACCTACAACAGTTTGGCGAACACGCGATAGAAGTTGGTTTAGATTATGACAACAAGAATTAAGCGTCATTTAGTGTGGGAAATATCTCGCGGATTGTAGTACACTGCTGTCGATGGTCATTCACTTATAAATTTATAGCTGCGTGATCCCGCAGTGTAATGAAACTCGTACGATATTTACCTGCTTAATGTGGCCTTCAATAACCttgttgtaactttggccgGTTGAAAACAAAATCGCAAGTAAATGATGGTACCGTCGCTGCAGGAGTTGCCTGGGCAATGACCCTCGGAAAGATTACGCATAAAACAGACCTAATTCACAATGCAAGGAAACTTGTAATGAAACAACGTAGGTTTTCTGCAAAAGTACCAACCTATTAAAATTCAATAGTATAGGGATTGTGTCAGATCAGAAGACAACTAATAAAGGTATAATACCCAACTCCGACCGCGTAGTATTTGgtaatcgctatcccgcgggaactatgaaattttccgggataacaactattctatgtccttcctcgggactgaAACTATccgtataccaaatttcatctaaatcagttcagcagtttagacgtgattgagtaacaaacatccaaaaatccaaacatCTTGAAAGTGATTAAACCCTCTAACTCTTCTAGACTTGCTCAAACAAATTGCTAGTTAATTACTGGTTTGATTATTATGTAGTAGAATACGTTTATCTCTATTCCACGGAAACTATGTAATTTCCCGGGATACAAATTATCTTGTGTCCTTCCGGGGGTCCCAAAATATCTCCATCACAAATTTTATctcaaatcagttcagcggtttaagcgtgaagaggtaacagggAGACAGTCAaagagacacacagacagacagagttacttacgtatttatttactaaggataataaagtttaattttcacacCAAAAGACAAAGGTCAaggtacctatatcaaaaaTTGTTAAATCTAAACTAGTCAGTTAtttacctgcgactccgtccgcgtagaatttgtttatcgctaacccgtgggagctatgcaattttccgggataaaaactattctatgtccttccctgggactcaaaatatctgaataccgaatttcatctaaatcgatttatTGGTTTAGACGTGGcgaggtaacaaataaacgaacagatttacaaattttcgcatttatatattgGTGAGATAGTGGGATTAAACACCCATCTTCTACTTCTAATACTCTACTCTACTCTAAATCGCGATTTTTTCTTCCAGAAACGTCCCGGCTATCTGCAGCTCTCGCTGCTCTTCAACTCAGTGTTCATCCTCTGCATATTTCTGGTGGCCGTAGTGACGTGCCTCTTCAGCCCGCTCTTCGTACCCCGGTTAAAGGATCCCGCTACAGTTGTCCTGGTGGTGCTGGGACTCAACGCTGGAGCGTGTAAGTAACGCCATTCAAATCATGGGTCATCCCTTAATCCCTGGTATGCTTAAGACGCGGATCCgtgtcaaatttaaggctatccttttgttttttatttaaatcagcagaatttgtgcttttTAAACAGATGAAACTAAAACGTAGTGCTTTTTTAGTTCCCACATACGAGATCAACGGCAACGTTCCGCTATGCTGGTCTACATGATCACAGTCACGAATGAGTGTCATTGGTATAAGGGTACGAATTCTGTTGACACATATGCGTGTCACCGGAAtagaaggatttttttttgttcacaaACGTTGTGTCACTGGCGCCGAATGTGGTAAAGTCATCTAAGTTGGGGCTTGCAACGAACTCATACATAAATTTTCTTAAGcttaagaaataaagaaagagagatttattttggttccatcagtaccaccaccttacagtaatgagagtaaaactagcactaaaactaagttacttggtgacacagTCCTTGGTTAACAATTGTGaccttcaatgagggctatcgtttttagtctcactagatggcgca from Choristoneura fumiferana chromosome 7, NRCan_CFum_1, whole genome shotgun sequence encodes the following:
- the LOC141429515 gene encoding uncharacterized protein; this encodes MRDRMVLPKLKKCCWYMSLRNGCLLLATLSSLFCVADIVAGAWNLPHYEMPEDNFIGMSMVMFSTLSLISNVVILLGILMKRPGYLQLSLLFNSVFILCIFLVAVVTCLFSPLFVPRLKDPATVVLVVLGLNAGALYSVYYMMVVNSTYRQMKLSSESAIPV